In Vitis riparia cultivar Riparia Gloire de Montpellier isolate 1030 unplaced genomic scaffold, EGFV_Vit.rip_1.0 scaffold303_pilon_pilon, whole genome shotgun sequence, one genomic interval encodes:
- the LOC117909748 gene encoding coatomer subunit beta'-2-like: MAPVLEIEKELVQQSERVKSVDLHPKEPWILASLYSGTVCIWNYLSQELVKSFKVAESPVRSAKFIACKQWVVTGADDKFIRVFDYNTMEKIAEFEAHTDFIRSVAVHPTLPYVLSASDDMLIKLWDWEKGWECTQTFQGHAHYVMQVAFSPKDANTFASASLDGTIKIWNLSSPAPDFTLDGHSKGVNCIDYFMRGSKPYLISGSDDHTAKVWDYEAKSCVQTMEGHTNNVSAVCVHPELPLIITGSEDGNVHIWDGASYRLENTLNYGFERVWALGCMKGSNRVVIGYDKGTIMVKVLRSQSGGFMGIRVEEEEKKEC, from the exons ATG GCCCCCGTATTGGAAATTGAG AAAGAGCTCGTTCAACAATCAGAAAGAGTAAAATCTGTGGATCTACATCCTAAGGAACCATG GATTCTAGCAAGTTTATATTCAGGAACTGTGTGCATCTGGAACTACCTCTCGCAG GAACTTGTAAAGTCTTTCAAGGTCGCCGAATCACCAG TTCGGTCAGCAAAGTTTATAGCATGCAAACAATGGGTTGTTACTGGGGCTGATGACAAGTTTATCCGAGTCTTCGACTACAATACAATGGAGAAGATTGCAGAATTTGAGGCTCATACCGATTTCATTAGGAGTGTTGCAGTCCATCCCACCCTTCCATATGTGCTGTCAGCTTCTGATGACATGCTCATAAAGCTTTGGGATTGGGAGAAGGGTTGGGAGTGTACTCAAACGTTCCAGGGACATGCCCACTATGTGATGCAAGTGGCATTTAGTCCCAAAGACGCAAACACTTTTGCAAGTGCTTCTCTTGATGGCACCATAAAG ATTTGGAATCTCAGCTCACCTGCGCCAGACTTTACACTGGATGGACATTCAAAAGGAGTGAATTGCATTGATTACTTCATGAGAGGCTCGAAACCATATCTGATCTCGGGTTCGGATGACCACACTGCTAAG GTGTGGGATTATGAAGCCAAGAGTTGTGTACAAACAATGGAAGGCCACACAAATAATGTTTCTGCAGTGTGTGTTCACCCTGAACTTCCCCTCATCATTACAGGTTCTGAGGATGGGAATGTTCATATATGGGATGGAGCTAGTTACAG GCTGGAGAACACCCTGAATTATGGTTTTGAAAGAGTTTGGGCTCTTGGGTGCATGAAAGGCTCAAACAG GGTTGTGATTGGCTATGACAAAGGAACGATTATGGTAAAAGTTCTCCGTTCTCAGAGTGGGGGTTTCATGGGCATCCGGGTTgaggaggaagagaagaagGAATGTTGA
- the LOC117909740 gene encoding coatomer subunit beta'-2-like, translating into MAPVLEIEKELVQQSERVKSVDLHPKESWILASLYSGTVYIWNYHSQEHVKSFKVAESPVRSAKFIACKQWVVTGADDKFIRVFDYNTMEKIAEFEAHTDFIRSVAVHPTLPYVLSASDDMLIKLWDWEKGWECTQTFQGHAHYVMQVAFSPNDANTFASASLDGTIKIWNLSSPAPDFTLDGHSKGVNCIDYFMRGSKPYLISGSDDHTAKVWDYEAKSCVQTLEGHTNNVSAVCVHPELPLIITGSEDGNVHIWDGATYRLENTLNYGFERVWAFGCMKGSNRIVIGYDKGTIMVKVLGSHIGVPWASGLRRKRKRNVDLCN; encoded by the exons ATG GCCCCCGTATTGGAAATTGAG AAAGAACTTGTTCAACAATCGGAAAGAGTAAAATCTGTGGATCTGCATCCAAAGGAATCATG GATTCTAGCAAGTTTGTATTCAGGAACTGTGTATATCTGGAACTACCATTCACAG GAACATGTAAAGTCTTTCAAGGTCGCGGAATCACCAG TTCGGTCAGCAAAGTTTATAGCATGCAAACAATGGGTTGTTACTGGGGCTGATGACAAGTTTATCCGCGTCTTCGACTACAATACAATGGAGAAGATTGCAGAATTTGAGGCTCATACTGATTTCATTAGGAGTGTTGCAGTCCATCCTACCCTTCCATATGTGCTGTCAGCTTCTGATGACATGCTAATAAAGCTTTGGGATTGGGAGAAGGGTTGGGAGTGCACTCAAACGTTCCAGGGACATGCCCACTATGTGATGCAAGTGGCATTTAGTCCCAACGACGCAAACACTTTTGCAAGTGCTTCTCTTGATGGCACCATAAAG ATTTGGAATCTCAGCTCACCTGCGCCAGACTTTACACTGGATGGGCATTCAAAAGGAGTGAATTGCATTGATTACTTCATGAGAGGCTCGAAACCATATCTGATCTCGGGTTCGGATGACCACACTGCTAAG GTGTGGGATTATGAAGCCAAGAGTTGTGTACAAACACTGGAAGGCCACACAAATAATGTTTCTGCAGTGTGTGTTCACCCTGAACTTCCCCTCATCATTACAGGTTCTGAGGATGGAAATGTTCACATATGGGATGGAGCTACTTACAG GCTGGAGAACACCCTGAACTATGGTTTTGAAAGAGTTTGGGCTTTTGGGTGCATGAAAGGATCAAACAG GATTGTGATTGGCTATGACAAAGGAACCATTATGGTAAAAGTTCTCGGTTCTCACATTGGGGTTCCATGGGCATCCGGGTTGAggaggaagagaaaaagaaatgttGATTTGTGCAACTAA
- the LOC117909742 gene encoding coatomer subunit beta'-2-like has protein sequence MAAVLDIEKELVQQSERVKSVDLHPKEPWILASLYSGTVCIWNYHSQELVKSFKVAESPVRSAKFIACKQWVVTGADDKFIRVFDYNTMEKIAEFEAHTDFIRSVAVHPTLPYVLSASDDMLIKLWDWEKGWECTQTFQGHAHYVMQVAFSPKDAHTFASASLDGTIKVWNLTSPAPDFTLDGHSKGVNCIDYFMRGCKPYLISGSDDHTAKVWDYEAKSCVQTLEGHTNNISAVCVHPELPLIITGSEDGYVRIWDGATYRLENTLNYGFERVWAFGCMKESNRVVIGYDKGTIMVKVLSSHSGGSMGIRVEEEEKKEC, from the exons ATG GCCGCAGTATTGGACATTGAG AAAGAACTTGTTCAACAATCAGAAAGAGTCAAATCTGTGGATCTACATCCTAAGGAACCATG GATTCTAGCAAGTTTGTATTCAGGAACTGTGTGTATCTGGAACTACCACTCGCAG GAACTTGTAAAGTCTTTCAAGGTCGCCGAATCACCAG TTCGGTCAGCAAAGTTTATAGCATGCAAACAATGGGTTGTTACTGGGGCTGATGACAAGTTTATCCGAGTCTTTGACTACAATACAATGGAGAAGATTGCAGAATTTGAGGCTCATACTGATTTCATTAGGAGTGTTGCAGTCCATCCTACCCTTCCATATGTGCTGTCAGCTTCTGATGACATGCTAATAAAGCTTTGGGATTGGGAGAAGGGTTGGGAGTGCACTCAAACGTTCCAGGGACATGCCCACTATGTGATGCAAGTGGCATTTAGTCCCAAAGACGCACACACTTTTGCAAGTGCGTCGCTTGATGGCACTATAAAG GTTTGGAATCTCACCTCACCTGCTCCAGACTTTACACTGGATGGGCATTCAAAAGGAGTGAATTGTATTGATTACTTCATGAGAGGCTGTAAACCATATCTGATCTCCGGTTCGGATGACCATACTGCTAAG GTTTGGGATTATGAAGCCAAGAGTTGTGTACAAACACTGGAAGGACACACAAATAATATTTCTGCTGTGTGTGTTCACCCTGAACTTCCCCTCATCATTACAGGTTCTGAGGATGGGTACGTTCGCATATGGGATGGAGCTACTTACAG GCTTGAGAACACACTGAACTATGGTTTTGAAAGAGTTTGGGCTTTTGGGTGCATGAAAGAATCAAACAG GGTTGTGATTGGCTATGACAAAGGAACCATTATGGTAAAAGTTCTCAGTTCTCACAGTGGGGGTTCCATGGGCATCCGGGTTgaggaggaagagaagaagGAATGTTGA